The genomic interval TACTGGGAAGGTTTGGTTGTAAACTCTCTGAACTTGAGGCTTGAAGGATAGTTGCTATCTCCATGGAGACAATGTGTACAGTCCTCTGGGCCTCACCTATGTTCCCTGGGAAGAGCTGAGTGTCAAACAGCTCCCTGCTCTTTCTTACTCTAGTGACAAGATGGAGTCTGGGTACTAAGCCCCGTGGGAAGAAACCTCAAGAGGCCAGACTCCAAACTGGAAACTTTATTTAGTTGGAAAATACCCATTACTTAGACATGTGGTGTCCAAGTCTGAGACGGGTGTCTGGAGTTGAGTCGGGTGTAGTTTCATGATTTGGCTCTAAGAGGAGCTTAGGGGACTGTGGACAGTTTTGCATCACATGATTTCACAGTGGGAATGTGTACTGAAAAACGTGTCACGAGGCGACCTCACGGGAGCAGCACGGCATGCGTTCTCACAGGTGCATCAGCAGACAACATAACCTTATGGGGCCACCATAATATGCACGGTCTGTTGTTGACTGACTCGCTGGTATGGCACATGGCAACATTTCATTTCTTGCAACTACTGTTTTGTCAGACATCTTCATCACACTGTTGTCACCATAGGTTGAGAAGCAAGGGAAAGCGATGAGGAGAAAAGCTGTGTGTCTTGTAAATGAATGTTCTTTCTACATCCGCTTTCTGCTATTTCTGGACAGCAGTGGGGTGGTTAAGCGCTGTGTCCCTGTGAGTGAGGTGTGTGGCAGGCAATGCGGGCTGCAATCATCGGGCTCTGCTTTTTGGCTGTCGCTGTGTGTGGACCTTCTATGCAGCTCACTGGCATGCCCGAGTGTAGATGGATACGCTATGTGTCTTACTATAGTGCAGGCTTTTGTTTCATCTTTGGTAAGGATTCCAGACTCAGTCATCCCAAGTGTATGATTAGAAATCATTACCTCTGAGGAAAAACTGTAAGAGAAGCTAATTCCAGTCACCAAGAAAGAATGCCATGAGAAACTAAGTACAGAGGGCCGAACTCTCAAACCACATGGGGAAGGAGGCTGCTGACAGAATGGCAATGAGTGGATCTTAGTCACCGTTTTCCCACTGTCAGAAAGAGGTTAAATAGTTTCCATAACATGGAATGTGAGCAAAGTCTCTGTCCTAATACAGACTTAATATGCAGTTGTTTATCTCGGGCTATTTGTGGTGAATAAGCAGAGGATTTAAAAGTGCCCAAGAAGCCTTGGAAAAACTGCAGGATTTTAAAGTTGTTAAACAAACAAGTCTGATTTATAAATATCTAAACAGGGACAAGCTActtttaaatctgaaatgtagCTGCACATACACAGTATGACTTAAAGATTTGTAGCTCAGtttctattttaaacaaaatttaaggAGCAACTTGAAGGGGGCTAGCCTACTCCACAGATCTCTGTAGATCTGTGCTTACTGGTGAAAAGAAAATCTTGggtataaaataaacattgaatTTTCTCTGCCTCAGATGTTTCTGAGACACTCAAGTGTTTTCCTAGAGTGCCTCTGTGGACGTGAGCATGACGTGGTGGCTGTGGCCGTGAGACCCAGTGGGGCTGGGAACACTGGGGTACCTAGTGCCACACACTCCAGTCTTGAGAGCTCAGTCTAGCACTGAAGAAAGGATTCTTGAGCTCTGATGCTCTACAAAGGCTGGAAACTGAGGAGTGTTTTCAGAATCCCTAAGAAAGGTTCCCAAGAGTGACGGAAGGgctgccatttctgtcctctaaaTCATTCAGACTTGAGAAGACAGTGGAGAACTTTCCTGGCGACAGATAACTCATGTTTTGCACTCTGAAATGTCTAGTCACGGTGCTCGGTCACCTGCTCTGGCCAGACCACCCAGCACACACAGGGGCGTGCAGAGGTCACCAGCTGGTCTCTCACAGAGCCCTGGCTCGTTAGCAGCTCCTTCTGGtgactgaagaaaactgactcaacATGGAGTTCCTCCTGCTGTGTGTTCTTCACAGCCACTTGAAGTGTTCGCTCACTGTCCCGGCCAGCCAACAGTGCCACCTCACCAGTAACAAGCTGTTGTATCCACACAATACAATAAAAcatagaaagcaagctgagtgatGTCCACCTCTGCTCTATGGATTGCACTAATGCAAGGTGACACTGCAGTTGTCACATGCCACGCAGAGGCGATTTGGTCTTCAGAAAGCTTAACACTGTCAAACTAGGTAATCCTCCTAATGAGAATAATTATTAACTAGGGTGGCTAGGATAGtctctaaattttaaaatcagagaTGACAACTAATTGTCCATGCCTATGTTCCAGAGATCCCAGTCAGAATGCATCGCACATGGGATGCCTTACTCTAAAGCCGGGGAAAGCTGTGCAGCTGCAGGCCTCGGCTGAGCTGTTGACCTGTGCTCTATACCTTTCAAATGATTACTTtaaaacaagccaggcatggtggcacacgcctttaatcccagcacttggagggcagaggcaggcacatctctgtgagttcaaggccagcctgatctacatactgaacatgtcccaggacagccagggctacataaagaaactttgccttaaaaaaaaatgcctaaaaaCTCAGTGAAAAAAATATACCTATGAAACACTGTACATATAAGcagttttttaaaacttaaagtgATACAGATATAGTTAgcaattttgaaaatgtatttcccTTAAAAGAACACCAACCCTAAAGCCATGTGAAGAGCAGTGGCTATGCCGGCTGACAGCCGTACTACACGAGGGCCAATGTCAGCATTAGACATACACTTTACTGGGTTCTAGAGCAGCCAGTACCCTAGTGACCAGTGCCAAGAATGGAAGAAAACAACTGAAAGTTTAAGCAAGAAGCTGTGAACTGTTCCAAGTGCCAGACAGCCCTGCACTGCAGAGCAGCCGCGGCCTTCGTGCTCACAGACTCTGGCTTTACTCAGAGCAAGAGGTCATTCCCACAGTCAGGGGAACTAACCGATTCTGTCTGTACCTTCTGCTGGAGAGCTGTCCCATCTCTGGCTGGGAGTAGGATGCTCCTGCAGACCACGGTGGTAAAGGCAGCTCTGGCTCTAACAGCGGCTACTGTTCTAGCAACCTGCTCCTTTGTACTCTTCGGCTACATTCCCCAAAGGATTAAAAAATGTAGCAAAGATGAGGACTTTTGTCTCAAATtcaaatccccatagtctagaaCCACCCTACAGCAAGGAAATCCACAAAGGCACCAGCCAACACAGCAGCAGCCTCGCCACGGCCACCAAGGAAACCCAAAAACTAACGGAAGGAAACAGAGGGCTGACTACACTTGATAATAAAAGCATGTGTTCCTCCCCTGATAAACGACACTGTAATGCACTGACAAGTGTGGTTTGGAGCAATGGTACAGTCTGTATACAATATTTGTGGATCTCCTCTGAAACCCCTTACTACCTTTGTGCATCCAGATGACACGCTGATGACAACAGACACAGAAAACCATCACAAGCCATGTGGTGCCATCTGCGTGCGCTTCACCTGATGTTACCTGTTCTTCCTATAGTTTCAAACCATCTGCAGAGAACAGATACACAGAACTGAAGTAGCTATGATTAGAATTATTTAAAGCCTTCAGAAACTTTCCAAACTTTCCAGGACTTCTGATGGAGTCCTCCCACCCTCCCTAACAGAATCCAAACAAAGCCACCCCTTGACCCGTGAGTCCGTCAGACTTGATGGGTGCTCAGGGGTTTTGGTCTGccttcttattcttcctcttcctcttcttcatcatcatcttcatcatggCAGTGTGTAATCTCCTGGGGAGCCAGTGGGAAGAGGTTGGGGGGCTTGATCTCACTAATGGATCTCGTAAGCTGGTGTCGCTTATAGTCAGTGTCTTTGAAATCCACTGATGTGCGGTTGCGGGTGGCGAGAGGAGACTCCATCTCATTGAtatccacatgtgtgtgctctACCGTTGATTCATGTGGCATCTAGAACAGAGCAAACACTCAGGCTGCAGGCAGAGCAAAGGAAACGACCTTGGTTTCCCAAGCAGAAACACCTAAGCTGCAGCTCACTTCCCATGGcatgaaaatattattatattttataatattatagaATATTATATTCTACTTTCATACTTCCCTAACCAGTCCTGCAACAGCAGTATCAggacatacatataaaaacatttaCTTCAATATTTCAATTAGCACTAACAAAGGAGTCTTCCACACCCTACTCAAAATAGGAAGTCTTCACTATTCAGTTTAACTTCAGGAAGCAGTGTCAGAGTCAATAGTGTCTACCTTGGTCTATCATTTCCTTACTAATCACAGAAGCCAGTCATAATTTTCACACAAACTGTCTCCCATGTTATTCCACAAAGCTGGTTGCAGATGGGACTCTATGGCACATCTTTATACAAATGAGTGCTCTATACATatgtttatttgcatgtatgacagaagagggcatcaaatcccattacagacagttgtgagccaccatgtggttgctggcaatcgaactcaggacctctggaagaacagccaatgctcctCACCACtgggccgtctctccagcccctctatggTACATCTCAAATGTCAAACACAATGCACTCACCAGGACATGGGCAGCTCTGAAGAGGTAGCTGAACGGGTAGTACAGCAGGTTGATGAACGACGCTGCGTAGAGGTCAGCGTAGCGCATCACTTGGCTGGCGAAGAGCGTCTGCCGGGAGCCACTACGGAACAGGCTTCCCATCATCCCATAGCACATGTCCATGTCATGAgttactttcttaaaaaaaaaaaaaaaaaaaaaaaaaaaaaaagagtcctcaGCTCATGCAACTATTTGACGGTTACCAGCTACAAGTCCCTGCATAATCAAACATGAAAGTGACTCAGACAGCTGACTTCCCATGTTTTGTCCCAAGTCTCATCTGGATACCTTAATCCGTCTCTGGATGGAACTAATGTCCGGGCGCTCATTGCTACTGCTGTCCAGGTGCCTGGGAACAAGAGGAGAACATGGTGACGACCTCTGAGAGAACACGCGTCCCCTGTGTCACTTGGAGAGGGAGGTGGACTTTGGAGCATTAAGTTGTGGAGCTGAAAACTTACTTGTAGAGTTCAGCCAAGAAAATATCCAAGCTCTGAAGTTCTTCAAAAAGTGCTAGTTAattttggaaaggaaaagaaaatgttttacacaAATCAAGCAAAAGTACCTTGTAAATGATGGCTTTTAAATGATGTTCAAACTACTGAAATTTCACATATGACCAAAAAGTATAGCCTGGGTCGATCATGCCAGGTATATAAATCCCCTGTGCCTCCTTCACCCCACGTGGACTCTGCCAACAGACACCACAGTCTCCTTTTCAACTGTCTTTTCCTACTTACAGCCACAGCCCACAACCCCTCCATCTGTGTGCTCATTCTGGGCTTCCAAATGATCAACTTTTAATCCCTTGGATGCAGACACCAAAGTGATagtctgacttaaaaaaaaaaagttgtgtgtgGACGTGTACGGGCTTGCACATGCTACGGCATATGTGAAGACAGAGGACAATGTGTGGACCTCAGTGCTCACCATGCGGACTCTGGAGACTGAGCTCCGGCCAAGctcagcagcaagcacctttacccactaagccccGACAATCTGGAGCAAAGGACTAAGAATCAGGTGTCTTGTCTAGAGTCACTACTCAACTGGACTTCTAAACTTCACAGGCaggaaatataaaatgtatgggCAACATCAGTTAGTATCAACCACACGCTCCCAAGGGAATCACACCCTAATCTATCTACTGAACTTCTACCATCTTCACAATCAAGAAGAGCCTTCTAATTGTGTTCTgtcacagagaagaagaagaaccattgcttctctttcctttataTTACACTACCTCAGCTGAGGTCAACTTGGAGGCAGATACTCCCTTCCATTTTCATGGGAGGATAAGGCCAAGGTGCATGCAGATTTTGAGTAGAGAAACCAGAGTTCCCATCAACATAGGGCACGCTGGCAGAGCTGGTAACTCTTACCACAGTGAGAGGTGCACTAGGACTATGGAGAACCTGCCTATCAGATGCCTTTATGCAGCCACCTGTAGCCCAACTGAAGGGCGGGTACCACATAATACACACTGGGTGGCTTGGTTTAAGAGTGTAAGTTGGCCTCTGTCTTCACAAATACCAGGTTATTAGCATTCAGAGCCACTGCTGCCCCAGAATCACAGAGTgttaggaagatggagagagtGAGCTATGGTTGAagaagcctgggctacagatggAAGTAGATGTCATAGTTCACAAATTGTTACTATAACTCATCCCAGGACAGAAACATTCTACACTACCTCAAAGGGCTTTGAaaatctgacacacacacacacacacacacacacacacacacacacacacacacacattctacactACCTCAAAGGGCTTTGAAAAtctgagacatacacacacacacacacacacacacacacacacacacacacacattctacactACCTCAAAGGGCTTTGAAaatctgagacacacacacacacacacacacttgcacacacactccAGAGTTGTATGAAATGACTGAGTAATGGTTTCTCTAAGAGAATCAAGTCCAAGCTGTCACATAAGGTACAGACGTTGTGGCGAAGGTTTTAACTAAGAGGGACAATCCTTACAACTCTTGTCAGTCCAGACGTGGAGCTCCTGTGCAAGCTCAGGAATCACCAAGAAAGTTCTCCACCCTTGCCGTTTCTTTGACTTCAGAATGTCTCCAAAAATGTGATCTCCAATATACAAAATATCTTTGCCCTTAGCTCCCAACAGGTCACAGATTGTATCAGACGAACCTGAAAGGAGTAAATGAGAAATGTTTCTATAGTAACGGAggcattcaaagcaccacagccATGCTAAAGAAATGTATAATTATGGGAAAGAGGAGCCTTTCTTAAAGACAAAGGTGAAGCCCTACTGTGTAAGAATTCCAGGAAGACAGTGTCAACACCCCAGAGCTGGGCTGGAGACAGAGCCCAGCAGTGCGATGTCTACGCAGCATGTAAGTGGCCTCAGAGTGCAGTCTTCAGAGCCACCAGAGGTGCCCTGACCAGTTTTCATCACGAACTTATCATTAAGTTGGCTCTATTCAATTGCTTCTGACTCTTGACACTAAATGCATCTACGTGGGCTTCTTGAaagtcttttaagaaaaaataacccAAAATGGTTTCAAAACATTGAGAGAAACCCTCAACAGAAGGAtcttttaaggaaaacaaaacttaATCCTCTTGGCTTTCACTGGCAGATGAGTTGGGAGATGACATTTCTGGTCCTAAAGAACTGTTACATGGTACTATGCTGAGACTTTTCACAGTGAAGTCTTAAGGGGTGCCTCAGGGAAGCCAATGCTCACTGAGCAGGAGACAGGCGGCTCACCTCCTGAGTAGACGATGCCGTGCTGCAGGGGGCCCGTGTAGGTGCCAATTTTCAGTTTTCCAGTTTTCTGGGTAGAAAGAATAAAGACTGAAATCTTACGGCATTTGATCACAATCTCTACCCATGCCGCTACCTGACCAAGCACGCATTCTTCTTAAGAAGCGCTGTTGGCTAGGTCAGGTAAAATCAAAACTCCCAACTTCAAAAGAGAAATTACGGCCATTAAGTTAAAAGAGGCAGTGGGAAGGTGAACATCAAGGATCATGTCTCAGAACATTCTCAACTTACCGTGTCCACCTGACGCAGTACTGTGCCTTCTCCAAAAAAGAGTGGTTTCCGAGCATCCACCAGAATCAGATCAAAGTAAGACTGCCATGGCCGATGggagctcccaggctggtggaacAGAATCAGCAAAAGCCACATCATCACCGCCCCCTCATACTTAATCTCATCAAAGACAAagaattctaaaataaattttttggAAGCTGACAGGTGTGAGTAATAGCTTTGATAATTTCCacagtttaaattatttattctctGAAGTACAGTAACTTATTCCATAGTATTTGAAACATAAAGTATGAGAAAAGCTAGGCAGTTGCAAGCTACAATGCAAGGGACAAACTGGGGAGACTCTATTTGTCCTTAGAACGATGGCTCTAGGCTGACACTGGCCTCAGCTCATTCCACAGATGGCATTATGGTGACTAACACTCTGCCTTCTGAGATGGAACTATGGTGCTAACCTTTGCAAGCCAACCTGAAGGGTACTACACACAATGTAGTTTTGGTATTTGCTGAAGCTTACTCAGGGAAGTTAGGATTCAGATCCTTAAGTGTGTGACTAAGCTGCAATCTGTTCTTTAAATCTGAGCACGGTCACACTACAGAAAGACTTTTACCAAAGTCAATTGCTTCCTTGGCATAACACTCAGCAGTAAATGATCTAGAAACTGTCAAGAATATTCACATTAGCATTGTGTTTCTGTTAAACTAATATCACCCTCAATCTGACCCTCACAACACAAGTGATTCTGCTGAAAAACTTATTTTGATCCTATTCATTACAGACcacataaatattcattttatttctatataataaatatttagattACCAGAGGTTTTAAATTCTGTTAGTCCTGGACTACTTCTTCTAATGCTGACTAAACGCTAGGCCCTCTAAAGCTAGGAGGGTCTCGGCCACTGTTCCCTTTAGTGTTCTAAAATGATTACATGTGTTCGTTATTAGTTAACACAAGACAtagaaaattagtttaaaaacaacatatattAAATTAGTATAATACCTTGGGGCCATGTGGGAAATCAAACAGGTAAGTCATGATTTTCTGGGGAAAAAGAAAGGTGTACATGTGACTTCTGCTCAGGACAGACACAAGCTTTCTAACAGCAAGATTAACTACATTCGTAATTTCTCCATAACTTATGAAATCATGGCAGAGGAAGTTAAAAACTACTGCTTCATCAGGCAAAGGGTAGCTGGCTTCTCAGACGTCTAGGTGATTCTGCACACGTTCACCCACCTGCCCCATGCAGCTCTCCTGAAGTCACTTGAAGACAAGAAAGACTGAAGGGCTCAGAGAAAAGCAGTGACTCACACGAGCTAGTGTACTGCCACTTTATAGCAGTGCACTGGGGCAGGGGCAGAACCTCCTGATAGGACTGTTAACCTATAACTGCATCAGCAAAAGTAAGGTGTTTAAATTTGGACTCTGTGTGGTTTTTTACCCCCTTCTGTATCCTTtaatcatgatttaaaaaaaaattttaaacacaagAAGTGGTAAATTTTGATTTCTAAGATTCAAAAGATTGTATCACCTTTCACTATGGGATTTCTAACAATAAAGGGACATAGAAGAAAGGGTATGATTTCTCAGACATAGATAAATAATTCTCTGAAAGGGTAGAGAAGCCATTATAGTAGCATAAACCCTTCGACTAACTTCccaaatttaaacttttaaatagccactataatagtaaaaaaaagGATGCTAGGGAAGACTGCCGAGACTCCACATGTCCTCTGTGCTATGCACTTATGTGCCCTCCTCAGTGTCTTCACAGTCCTCTGGGTCAACACCCTTCCCTGTATAAGCAAATACAGACATTAAGTACTCACATCTGTGTATTTATAGTCACTGTTAGTCGCAAGAAACACTTTCCCTACTTCCTTCATTCGGCTCAGAAGCAACGGCAACTTGCCCTGAAATGGTGAAGCAGTGACAAAGAATGTCAGTGTTGGTTGTCACAGACTGTAACTCTGCCCAAACAGGAAAAGGTAACAGGCCTTTTAAGGATTAGTTGGTTGAGTTCAGAAATTTGCATTTAAAAACCCACATTATTGAGTTTTAAAGTATTAACATACATAGTATGTTTTTTACACAAATAAGTATATAGCCATTAATAAGAGAGCTTAACCATCTTCAAGTCTGCCTCAGAAAAGAGTTTAAATTACTTTGTTACTGAAGTTCACTATTGATTTTCAAACTGTACCAAAATTCTATATGAAGATTACTAAATATGATGCTACTGTATacactgtggcttcataaaaacTTTGCAGAATATAACGACAGGTACAGGTGCTACCTAGAATATCCAcacttaactgaaaaaaaaaattaagggaatTCTAACAGCTGGTGTGCCTAGAAACAAAGACGCACATATCACAAGAACGCTCCTTTGCACAAAGTGGGTCCAATT from Arvicanthis niloticus isolate mArvNil1 chromosome 1, mArvNil1.pat.X, whole genome shotgun sequence carries:
- the Nt5c2 gene encoding cytosolic purine 5'-nucleotidase isoform X6 — protein: MSYRSMFQDVRDAVDWVHYKGSLKEKTVENLEKYVVKDGKLPLLLSRMKEVGKVFLATNSDYKYTDKIMTYLFDFPHGPKPGSSHRPWQSYFDLILVDARKPLFFGEGTVLRQVDTKTGKLKIGTYTGPLQHGIVYSGGSSDTICDLLGAKGKDILYIGDHIFGDILKSKKRQGWRTFLVIPELAQELHVWTDKSSLFEELQSLDIFLAELYKHLDSSSNERPDISSIQRRIKKVTHDMDMCYGMMGSLFRSGSRQTLFASQVMRYADLYAASFINLLYYPFSYLFRAAHVLMPHESTVEHTHVDINEMESPLATRNRTSVDFKDTDYKRHQLTRSISEIKPPNLFPLAPQEITHCHDEDDDEEEEEEE
- the Nt5c2 gene encoding cytosolic purine 5'-nucleotidase isoform X3, which codes for MEPSDFTSTLHVDCACDAGIRVFVNRSLAMEKIKCFGFDMDYTLAVYKSPEYESLGFELTVERLVSIGYPQELLSFAYDSTFPTRGLVFDTLYGNLLKVDAYGNLLVCAHGFNFIRGPETREQYPNKFIQRDDTERFYILNTLFNLPETYLLACLVDFFTNCPRYTSCDTGFKDGDLFMSYRSMFQDVRDAVDWVHYKGSLKEKTVENLEKYVVKDGKLPLLLSRMKEVGKVFLATNSDYKYTDKIMTYLFDFPHGPKPGSSHRPWQSYFDLILVDARKPLFFGEGTVLRQVDTKTGKLKIGTYTGPLQHGIVYSGGSSDTICDLLGAKGKDILYIGDHIFGDILKSKKRQGWRTFLVIPELAQELHVWTDKSSLFEELQSLDIFLAELYKHLDSSSNERPDISSIQRRIKKVTHDMDMCYGMMGSLFRSGSRQTLFASQVMRYADLYAASFINLLYYPFSYLFRAAHVLMPHESTVEHTHVDINEMESPLATRNRTSVDFKDTDYKRHQLTRSISEIKPPNLFPLAPQEITHCHDEDDDEEEEEEE
- the Nt5c2 gene encoding cytosolic purine 5'-nucleotidase isoform X2 — its product is MTTSWSDRLQNAADVPANMDKHALKKYRREAYHRVFVNRSLAMEKIKCFGFDMDYTLAVYKSPEYESLGFELTVERLVSIGYPQELLSFAYDSTFPTRGLVFDTLYGNLLKVDAYGNLLVCAHGFNFIRGPETREQYPNKFIQRDDTERFYILNTLFNLPETYLLACLVDFFTNCPRYTSCDTGFKDGDLFMSYRSMFQDVRDAVDWVHYKGSLKEKTVENLEKYVVKDGKLPLLLSRMKEVGKVFLATNSDYKYTDKIMTYLFDFPHGPKPGSSHRPWQSYFDLILVDARKPLFFGEGTVLRQVDTKTGKLKIGTYTGPLQHGIVYSGGSSDTICDLLGAKGKDILYIGDHIFGDILKSKKRQGWRTFLVIPELAQELHVWTDKSSLFEELQSLDIFLAELYKHLDSSSNERPDISSIQRRIKKVTHDMDMCYGMMGSLFRSGSRQTLFASQVMRYADLYAASFINLLYYPFSYLFRAAHVLMPHESTVEHTHVDINEMESPLATRNRTSVDFKDTDYKRHQLTRSISEIKPPNLFPLAPQEITHCHDEDDDEEEEEEE
- the Nt5c2 gene encoding cytosolic purine 5'-nucleotidase isoform X4; amino-acid sequence: MSKEGVFVNRSLAMEKIKCFGFDMDYTLAVYKSPEYESLGFELTVERLVSIGYPQELLSFAYDSTFPTRGLVFDTLYGNLLKVDAYGNLLVCAHGFNFIRGPETREQYPNKFIQRDDTERFYILNTLFNLPETYLLACLVDFFTNCPRYTSCDTGFKDGDLFMSYRSMFQDVRDAVDWVHYKGSLKEKTVENLEKYVVKDGKLPLLLSRMKEVGKVFLATNSDYKYTDKIMTYLFDFPHGPKPGSSHRPWQSYFDLILVDARKPLFFGEGTVLRQVDTKTGKLKIGTYTGPLQHGIVYSGGSSDTICDLLGAKGKDILYIGDHIFGDILKSKKRQGWRTFLVIPELAQELHVWTDKSSLFEELQSLDIFLAELYKHLDSSSNERPDISSIQRRIKKVTHDMDMCYGMMGSLFRSGSRQTLFASQVMRYADLYAASFINLLYYPFSYLFRAAHVLMPHESTVEHTHVDINEMESPLATRNRTSVDFKDTDYKRHQLTRSISEIKPPNLFPLAPQEITHCHDEDDDEEEEEEE
- the Nt5c2 gene encoding cytosolic purine 5'-nucleotidase isoform X5, which codes for MRVFVNRSLAMEKIKCFGFDMDYTLAVYKSPEYESLGFELTVERLVSIGYPQELLSFAYDSTFPTRGLVFDTLYGNLLKVDAYGNLLVCAHGFNFIRGPETREQYPNKFIQRDDTERFYILNTLFNLPETYLLACLVDFFTNCPRYTSCDTGFKDGDLFMSYRSMFQDVRDAVDWVHYKGSLKEKTVENLEKYVVKDGKLPLLLSRMKEVGKVFLATNSDYKYTDKIMTYLFDFPHGPKPGSSHRPWQSYFDLILVDARKPLFFGEGTVLRQVDTKTGKLKIGTYTGPLQHGIVYSGGSSDTICDLLGAKGKDILYIGDHIFGDILKSKKRQGWRTFLVIPELAQELHVWTDKSSLFEELQSLDIFLAELYKHLDSSSNERPDISSIQRRIKKVTHDMDMCYGMMGSLFRSGSRQTLFASQVMRYADLYAASFINLLYYPFSYLFRAAHVLMPHESTVEHTHVDINEMESPLATRNRTSVDFKDTDYKRHQLTRSISEIKPPNLFPLAPQEITHCHDEDDDEEEEEEE
- the Nt5c2 gene encoding cytosolic purine 5'-nucleotidase isoform X1, which translates into the protein MVPGSGPGARLRRDLARTRRIHHTNKMTTSWSDRLQNAADVPANMDKHALKKYRREAYHRVFVNRSLAMEKIKCFGFDMDYTLAVYKSPEYESLGFELTVERLVSIGYPQELLSFAYDSTFPTRGLVFDTLYGNLLKVDAYGNLLVCAHGFNFIRGPETREQYPNKFIQRDDTERFYILNTLFNLPETYLLACLVDFFTNCPRYTSCDTGFKDGDLFMSYRSMFQDVRDAVDWVHYKGSLKEKTVENLEKYVVKDGKLPLLLSRMKEVGKVFLATNSDYKYTDKIMTYLFDFPHGPKPGSSHRPWQSYFDLILVDARKPLFFGEGTVLRQVDTKTGKLKIGTYTGPLQHGIVYSGGSSDTICDLLGAKGKDILYIGDHIFGDILKSKKRQGWRTFLVIPELAQELHVWTDKSSLFEELQSLDIFLAELYKHLDSSSNERPDISSIQRRIKKVTHDMDMCYGMMGSLFRSGSRQTLFASQVMRYADLYAASFINLLYYPFSYLFRAAHVLMPHESTVEHTHVDINEMESPLATRNRTSVDFKDTDYKRHQLTRSISEIKPPNLFPLAPQEITHCHDEDDDEEEEEEE